In Nymphaea colorata isolate Beijing-Zhang1983 chromosome 3, ASM883128v2, whole genome shotgun sequence, a genomic segment contains:
- the LOC116250796 gene encoding vicilin-like seed storage protein At2g18540 isoform X1: MAGLSLRCGDCGAHLRSVEEAQEHAELTSHSNFEESTEAVLNLVCSACGKPCRSKTESDLHTKRTGHTEFVDRTLEAVKTIDLDAPKAPEAADSAGVSDPGNTESQEMVVPDVDKKLLEELEFMGFSTARATRALHFSGNGGIEAAINWVVDHENDEDIDQMPLVPVSTAKAEPAKPALTPEEVKAKAKELRERARKKKEEEEKRMEREREKERIRAGKEILEAKRIEEENERKRMLALRKAEKEEEKRAREKIRQRIEEDKAERRRRLGLPPEEPASKAPEEPASKAPEEPASKAPEKKASLPVRPASKAEQMRDCLRSLKQNHKDEDAKVKRAFQTLLTYIGNVAKNPSEEKFRKIRLTNPSFQERVGSLKGGIEFLELCGFEKIEGGEFLFIAKEKVDVPTLHTAGSELNSAITNPFFGVL, translated from the exons ATGGCGGGCCTCTCGCTCAGATGCGGAGATTGTGGCGCTCACCTGAGGTCCGTAGAGGAGGCCCAGGAGCACGCCGAGCTCACCTCGCATTCCAATTTCGAAGAATCTACGGAAGCC GTGTTGAATCTGGTATGCTCGGCCTGCGGGAAGCCTTGTAGATCGAAGACT GAAAGCGACCTGCACACGAAGCGCACTGGGCACACTGAGTTTGTTGATCGAACATTGGAGGCGGTGAAGACAATTGATCTTGACGCGCCGAAGGCCCCTGAAGCTGCTGATTCCGCCGGGGTTTCTGATCCTGGAAATACTGAATCACAAG aaATGGTCGTACCTGATGTTGATAAGAAATTGCTGGAGGAACTTGAATTTATGGGATTTTCCACCGCTCGGGCCACTAGAGCTCTCCATTTTTCTG gTAATGGTGGAATCGAAGCTGCCATCAATTGGGTTGTTGACCATGAAAATGACGAAGACATTGATCAAATGCCCTTG GTGCCTGTGAGTACCGCTAAAGCTGAACCTGCAAAACCAGCTTTAACTCCTGAGGAAGTGAAGGCCAAAGCAAAGGAGCTACG GGAACGGGCTcgcaagaagaaagaagaggaggaaaagcgaatggagagagagagagaaaag GAAAGGATTCGGGCTGGGAAGGAGATTCTGGAGGCAAAAcggattgaagaagaaaatgagagaaagcg AATGTTGGCATTGCGAAAAgcagaaaaagaggaagagaaaagggCTAGAGAGAAAATTCGGCAGCGCATTGAGGAGGATAAG GCAGAAAGACGACGAAGACTTGGGTTGCCTCCAGAGGAACCTGCTTCAAAAGCTCCAGAAGAACCTGCTTCAAAAGCTCCAGAAGAACCTGCTTCAAAAGCTCCAGAAAAAAAG GCTTCGTTGCCTGTGAGACCTGCTTCAAAAGCAGAACAAATGAGAGATTGCTTGCGATCTTTAAAGCAAAATCATAAG GATGAAGATGCGAAGGTGAAGAGAGCCTTTCAAACTCTGTTAACCTACATCGGGAATGTTGCCAAGAATCCCAGTGAAGAGAAATTCAGGAAGATTCGGCTTACAAATCCTTCGTTTCAG GAGAGGGTTGGAAGCTTAAAGGGCGGGATCGAGTTTCTTGAACTTTGCGGTTTTGAGAAGATTGAGGGTGGTGAATTTTTGTTTATTGCAAAGGAAAAGGTGGACGTGCCAACACTGCACACAGCAGGATCAGAGCTCAACTCCGCCATCACAAACCCTTTCTTTGGAGTTCTTTGA
- the LOC116250906 gene encoding uncharacterized protein LOC116250906 yields the protein MADSPERQEEALEESKTRNSPPGTKRLKLTLCVLFSFVLGFPFLLKSTEIYRSPLPYQSIDSFSNRLEKDPLLLPCRFRAAFLGFDRIGVGAHELGISISREIERLTGGGVGRSGCAGDGSVEVTIDSGNGCVGKDVDGVGQPWPCGLRDSVFSRFALDSWEDDERIDEALEAAYQGDGGCSECVGDGVYTVFVINGDRSRMRTVVGKHRHAWVSGKLTETDAVSLIGRVFVKFFINGGRDVAFSGGEGESMPVAADGTVVLSFSLLNSNPNDWVYDWDFQKIDSIFLSPVVNALAPVANISVESQVLYYAPKASHSFWDSKLSSYVSRTKDLPFFVNSNEWHLDTSVAAAGRSKILHFVVYIPSAQECPLVLQLPGGDISRTNGFISPMWGGVVIWNPPSCLKNSQRPQPSMLSLSPKDLEQVFSVFLGQLRLLFGLSSDNSQTEDFNILASETGFTAWELDFLIRRHASFNLFSCATTLGSLSKLVQSLPSMIIMDEIGSQVKLSLEASTSAKKLASQGIYDAVAFSSRQARALAENAFFHPSIMSLLYFPIEHHIAIYMPFFVPVLMHVFLATFKEVKRYRQEKAKFLARTTKVKVS from the exons ATGGCGGATTCACCCGAACGGCAGGAAGAGGCGCTTGAGGAGTCGAAGACTCGGAACTCTCCTCCCGGAACGAAGCGTCTAAAGCTTACCCTCTGCGTTCTCTTCTCCTTCGTTCTTG GGTTTCCGTTTCTTCTGAAGTCGACGGAGATCTATCGGTCGCCTCTCCCTTATCAGTCTATCGATTCCTTCTCGAATCGTCTGGAGAAGGACCCTCTGTTGCTTCCGTGCCGCTTCCGAGCAGCGTTCTTGGGGTTCGATCGGATCGGGGTCGGAGCGCATGAGCTAGGGATTTCGATAtcaagagagatagagaggttGACGGGGGGTGGCGTTGGGCGCAGCGGTTGTGCAGGCGATGGTTCCGTGGAAGTGACGATAGATTCAGGGAATGGATGTGTAGGAAAGGATGTTGATGGAGTAGGGCAACCGTGGCCGTGTGGACTGCGGGATTCGGTTTTCAGTAGGTTTGCGCTCGATTCCTGGGAGGATGACGAGAGGATCGACGAGGCGTTGGAGGCGGCGTATCAAGGAGATGGAGGCTGTTCTGAATGTGTTGGTGATGGGGTTTATACTGTTTTTGTGATCAATGGAGATCGGAGCAGGATGAGGACAGTGGTTGGGAAGCATCGCCATGCATGGGTCTCGGGGAAATTGACAGAAACAGATGCAGTGTCGTTGATCGGAAGAGTTTTTGTGAAGTTTTTTATTAATGGAGGGAGGGATGTCGCTTTTTCTGGGGGAGAGGGTGAGTCTATGCCAGTGGCAGCGGATGGGACTGTCGTGCTTTCGTTTAGTCTACTTAATTCAAACCCAAACGATTGGGTTTATGATTG GGATTTCCAGAAAATAGACAGTATTTTCTTGTCTCCTGTTGTCAACGCATTGGCACCCGTAGCTAATATAAGTGTGGAAAGTCAG GTTTTGTACTATGCACCAAAGGCATCACATTCATTTTGGGATAGCAAATTGTCAAGTTATGTCTCTAGGACAAAGGATCTACCATTCTTT GTCAATTCAAATGAGTGGCATTTGGATACCTCTGTAGCTGCTGCAGGGAGATCAAAGATTCTGCATTTTGTAGT GTATATACCGTCTGCACAAGAGTGCCCTCTAGTTTTGCAACTTCCTGGTGGGGACATTTCTAGAACCAATGGATTTATATCTCCA ATGTGGGGCGGTGTTGTTATTTGGAACCCACCTAGCTGTTTGAAGAATTCTCAAAGGCCACAACCTTCgatgctttctctttctcctaaG GATCTGGAACAAGTCTTTAGTGTTTTCCTAGGGCAGTTAAGGTTGCTTTTTGGTCTTTCATCTGACAATTCACAGACTGAAGATTTCAACATTTTAGCCAGTGAAACAGGATTTACAGCATG GGAGCTTGATTTCTTGATCCGCCGTCATGCATCTTTTAACCTTTTCTCTTGTGCAACAACCCTTGGCTCTCTCTCTAAGTTG GTCCAATCCCTTCCAAGTATGATTATCATGGATGAAATAGGGAGCCAG GTGAAACTATCACTTGAAGCATCAACTTCAGCCAAGAAGCTTGCATCTCAGGGAATTTATGATGCTGTTGCAT tttcttctcgGCAAGCAAGGGCACTTGCTGAAAATGCTTTCTTCCATCCTTCAATCATGTCTCTCCTTTATTTTCCCATTGAACACCATATAGCCATATACATG CCATTCTTTGTTCCAGTGTTGATGCACGTGTTCCTAGCAACTTTCAAGGAAGTGAAACGATATCGGCAAGAAAAGGCAAAATTTCTTGCGAGAACAACTAAAGTAAAAGTGTCCTGA
- the LOC116250296 gene encoding small ubiquitin-related modifier 2-like: MSGAAATQEEDKKPMDQAAHINLKVKGQDGNEVFFRIKRSTQLRKLMNAYCDRQSVDFNSIAFLFDGRRLRGEQTPDELEMEDGDEIDAMLHQTGGFKVV, translated from the exons ATGTCGGGGGCCGCAGCGACGCAGGAGGAGGATAAGAAGCCGATGGATCAGGCGGCTCATATCAATCTGAAAGTGAAGGGCCAG GATGGAAACGAAGTGTTTTTCAGGATCAAGCGCAGCACACAGCTGAGGAAGCTGATGAATGCATACTGTGACCGGCAATCGGTGGACTTTAACTCAATTGCTTTCCTCTTTGATGGGCGAAGGTTGCGAGGAGAGCAAACCCCCGATGAG CTTGAGATGGAGGACGGGGACGAAATAGACGCTATGCTGCACCAAACTGGTGGTTTCAAAGTAGTATGA
- the LOC116250019 gene encoding dirigent protein 7, whose translation MLPKVIFLSAVAAATLCVVLLAVLSPAHRSPPSSATNSTATAPKLFLSLYLQPPSRSPSPVPANQPAQQSGPSALVFRRAITEHPGSGSPVVGRAQGFVVPADRFPGSGLDVVYLTIDTTELSGGLAVRSPGARLPLAEDLPVVGGTGSFAFARGTAAFVQSAFGADGFAVPYRLKLRLQFPDRSPMT comes from the coding sequence ATGCTGCCCAAGGTCATCTTCCTCTCAGCCGTCGCCGCAGCCACTCTCTGTGTAGTCCTCCTCGCCGTCCTCTCCCCCGCCCACAGAAGCCCGCCATCGTCGGCCACCAATTCCACCGCCACCGCTCCCAagctcttcctctccctctaccTCCAGCCTCCCAGCCGCTCCCCCTCGCCGGTCCCAGCCAACCAACCCGCCCAGCAGTCTGGGCCTAGTGCGCTCGTGTTCCGCCGAGCCATCACCGAGCACCCGGGCAGTGGCTCGCCCGTAGTGGGGAGGGCACAGGGCTTTGTCGTCCCTGCCGACCGCTTCCCAGGCTCCGGTCTGGACGTCGTCTACCTGACAATTGACACCACTGAACTCAGCGGCGGCCTCGCCGTCCGGTCTCCCGGCGCCCGCCTCCCCCTCGCCGAGGATCTACCCGTCGTCGGTGGCACCGGATCGTTCGCGTTCGCGCGCGGGACTGCCGCTTTCGTCCAGAGCGCCTTCGGAGCCGATGGCTTCGCCGTGCCATACCGTCTGAAGCTGCGGCTGCAGTTCCCGGATCGGTCTCCAATGACGTAA
- the LOC116250796 gene encoding uncharacterized protein LOC116250796 isoform X2, with translation MAGLSLRCGDCGAHLRSVEEAQEHAELTSHSNFEESTEAVLNLVCSACGKPCRSKTESDLHTKRTGHTEFVDRTLEAVKTIDLDAPKAPEAADSAGVSDPGNTESQEMVVPDVDKKLLEELEFMGFSTARATRALHFSGNGGIEAAINWVVDHENDEDIDQMPLVPVSTAKAEPAKPALTPEEVKAKAKELRERARKKKEEEEKRMEREREKERIRAGKEILEAKRIEEENERKRMLALRKAEKEEEKRAREKIRQRIEEDKAERRRRLGLPPEEPASKAPEEPASKAPEEPASKAPEKKASLPVRPASKAEQMRDCLRSLKQNHKVMHIIRYFVDKTLFGSGLLSM, from the exons ATGGCGGGCCTCTCGCTCAGATGCGGAGATTGTGGCGCTCACCTGAGGTCCGTAGAGGAGGCCCAGGAGCACGCCGAGCTCACCTCGCATTCCAATTTCGAAGAATCTACGGAAGCC GTGTTGAATCTGGTATGCTCGGCCTGCGGGAAGCCTTGTAGATCGAAGACT GAAAGCGACCTGCACACGAAGCGCACTGGGCACACTGAGTTTGTTGATCGAACATTGGAGGCGGTGAAGACAATTGATCTTGACGCGCCGAAGGCCCCTGAAGCTGCTGATTCCGCCGGGGTTTCTGATCCTGGAAATACTGAATCACAAG aaATGGTCGTACCTGATGTTGATAAGAAATTGCTGGAGGAACTTGAATTTATGGGATTTTCCACCGCTCGGGCCACTAGAGCTCTCCATTTTTCTG gTAATGGTGGAATCGAAGCTGCCATCAATTGGGTTGTTGACCATGAAAATGACGAAGACATTGATCAAATGCCCTTG GTGCCTGTGAGTACCGCTAAAGCTGAACCTGCAAAACCAGCTTTAACTCCTGAGGAAGTGAAGGCCAAAGCAAAGGAGCTACG GGAACGGGCTcgcaagaagaaagaagaggaggaaaagcgaatggagagagagagagaaaag GAAAGGATTCGGGCTGGGAAGGAGATTCTGGAGGCAAAAcggattgaagaagaaaatgagagaaagcg AATGTTGGCATTGCGAAAAgcagaaaaagaggaagagaaaagggCTAGAGAGAAAATTCGGCAGCGCATTGAGGAGGATAAG GCAGAAAGACGACGAAGACTTGGGTTGCCTCCAGAGGAACCTGCTTCAAAAGCTCCAGAAGAACCTGCTTCAAAAGCTCCAGAAGAACCTGCTTCAAAAGCTCCAGAAAAAAAG GCTTCGTTGCCTGTGAGACCTGCTTCAAAAGCAGAACAAATGAGAGATTGCTTGCGATCTTTAAAGCAAAATCATAAGGTAATGCACATCATAAG ATACTTTGTAGACAAGACTCTCTTTGGATCCGGATTGCTGTCTATGTAG